GAGTTTTAGTACCTGTCATATTACTGATCTCGCCTTCAGCACATGGTATGCAGTCAAAACAGCAGATTGGCTTTCCTTTCTGTGCAGCCTTCCTTGTTCCAGGAGGACAGCTCTCACTGCACACAGAAATTGGTACCTACGACCAAGACATATATTTAACACCCTAAACTGATTATTTAACTGCTAACTTTCAGTACCTTTAAATGTTAGGAATGATTTCATTGAGACTGCATATAATTTCTCCCTAATACTcaccttttttgtattttgtgccCACATAATAGAGGTCACATTTACGAGTAAATGATCATGACCAGTTAGAGATGAGTCATAATGTCCAACAGTAACAAACTCATGCTGATTCTCTTTATTCAAATGCCAGTTTATTATCTCATACTTTGCTGCAGGGTCACCATTTTTGTCAAAGAAAACATCTTCACCTGCTTTAGTTTTGAAATGCACTCTCTTAAGCTGTTGTAGAAacttaagaaataaaacaaatggaaaTAAGGCacattaaaagtgtgataaggGAGTAAACATTTAGGAATAGTACATTCTATTTTAAAGTATTATGGATTAGCCAAGGCGTTCAAATTGTGTCTTAACAGTATTATTAACTCACGGTGAAAGGATCAGGCTGTTTCTTTGTAGAACATGTTTGCTTGCAGCCAAGAAGCTCATGTAAGGTATGAGCAATTGCATATACTCCTTTATACACATTATTGAATATTTCCATTGGAGTCATATCAGTAAATGTGTTTTCCACCTCAGACAGCTTCTCGTTACCAGTGCAAGCTGGTGTGTCCTCTGAATCATTTTGCACTGCATATGTACAGCTAAACAAAGCCTCCCAGAATTCAGTAAAAATGGCACTGCCTACAGATTTCAGTGGATGTATATCTAAAATGAAGTCCTGCAGACCCATCACTGTTGATTTGGGGATAGCTAGCCCTATAGCTCCTTGCAATATATGGTGTTTGTCCATTGTGGCCAGTTGTGAATTAAAGATCCAGGCTTCAGTTCCGACCCACTGGAATCCAGTGATGTTGTGCTCAAGAAATACTGGCAGCAAACTCTCCAAGTCCCAGTTGTCAAGGAATCCAATAATTACTTGTGAAGTAGAGCTTTTGATTTGCTCAACAAttctttgcactttttcttGTGAATAGGTTCTAAAAAATGGAAGGGAATATTCTAAGCAGATGCCCAACTGTTCTGCAGCTTCAGTAAATGCAGCCATCCCACTGTTACCATAGTCATCATCTCTCCTCATTGCTCCCACCCAGGTCCAGCCAAAGTGCTTGACCATCTCTGCAAGTGCTCTGCTCTGGTAATAATCACTAGGAATAGTGCGCAGGAATGAGGGATATTTCCTCTTGTCACTGAGACACTCGCAGGTGGAAAAATGACTGATCTAAAATTAGATTTGCAAAATTATCTCAGGCATTATGTTTAATCATGATTATGTGTACACTCTCATAATTATAATATGGTACAAGAGAAATGAAAGTGAATTTCAGGATAAAATTCCAGCTGACCATCatgtttttccccattttttaaaacattgcatACCTTTTATAAATTGACAATAATTGTGTAAATTCTTACTAAGGGAATGCTGAAAGGTCCAATACTCTGTGCAATAGCCATGGACACAGAAGAGAATGTCTCGCCGATTATGGCCTGCACCTGGGCTGACTTTGGGCAGATCTCATCCAAGACTGAGTTCTCATTTCCATTAACAAGTGTCATTGCGACTCGTGCTCCCATTGTTGATGAACTGCAGGTATCAAATATCTTGTAACCCAGTGAGATTCCAGGCAGTAAAGTGGTACTGTTGTTAATCTCTTCTATTGCAAAGATCAAGGACTGTGAATCCTGAAAGGCTCTGAAATCAAGACTAATTTATAACAATCACAGAAAAATACAGTCACGTTATTTACAAGAAAACTTGTCATTATTGTCTAATTGTGAATAATGTCATGCAGTTAAATAGCACTGATCTGTGTCTGATATGCTCTTTTTTTACCTCATGCACTTCACTGGTTGTGGCATGACCAAATAAGACAAGTCTGTGATCTCCCAAGTACTATGGAAGGGAAAAATCCCTCCAATAATGATATCACCATCCTTCCATAGCTTTGGATATACATGCTCTCCTTGCAGTATACAAGCAGTCCCATTACCTTTAGAAAAATTGATGATGGCTATTACCATATGTAaaagagtaaagagtaaagGCTCCATCTATCTGTCCAGCTACAGAACAGTGATAATGGTTAAGATTTTCCCAGCCTGGTGTCTCAGCTGTTTGATTAGAAATGATTTTGTGGTATTTATAGATATAGAATGGGAAATTGTCTATAGTAACATTAGACTGGTGGAAAAAGGAGGTGGGACTTGCAAATGTAAGCAGCACTAATCTGAAATAGGTAGGCCTAAATCTCTTGTATAGCCTGTATTTACCCACTGGCTTTAGTGCCACCTTTTTATGTAGTTTCTAATATGTACCATGTCATTTTGTTGCATCtttgatattattatttcttaaacTGAAAGCCTGGGTTTTCTCAGGATTTTTTGTATGTATGATTATATACTGCCTTTTTTGCAGAGTATTTGCagctattttcaaaataaatgtaattaacaaTGGttctattaaaaaatgaattaccaACATATAATGTACTCTATATGGCCatatgtttgtggacacctgaccatcatacccatgtGCTTTttcaacatcccattccagatttagctcCCCCTCCCCGTTTGTCATtaaaataacctccactcttctgggaaggcttttcacaagatttgtgaggtcaggcactgatgttgggcgagaagGCCTGGGAAGAGAGAAGGcatactttctctctcaccaGTTATGGCactcactgaaagcacaaagaaacacaaataagtagactgtcAGTAATAAGACa
The genomic region above belongs to Pangasianodon hypophthalmus isolate fPanHyp1 chromosome 6, fPanHyp1.pri, whole genome shotgun sequence and contains:
- the LOC113534734 gene encoding extracellular calcium-sensing receptor-like; the encoded protein is MEPLLFTLLHMVIAIINFSKGNGTACILQGEHVYPKLWKDGDIIIGGIFPFHSTWEITDLSYLVMPQPVKCMSLDFRAFQDSQSLIFAIEEINNSTTLLPGISLGYKIFDTCSSSTMGARVAMTLVNGNENSVLDEICPKSAQVQAIIGETFSSVSMAIAQSIGPFSIPLISHFSTCECLSDKRKYPSFLRTIPSDYYQSRALAEMVKHFGWTWVGAMRRDDDYGNSGMAAFTEAAEQLGICLEYSLPFFRTYSQEKVQRIVEQIKSSTSQVIIGFLDNWDLESLLPVFLEHNITGFQWVGTEAWIFNSQLATMDKHHILQGAIGLAIPKSTVMGLQDFILDIHPLKSVGSAIFTEFWEALFSCTYAVQNDSEDTPACTGNEKLSEVENTFTDMTPMEIFNNVYKGVYAIAHTLHELLGCKQTCSTKKQPDPFTFLQQLKRVHFKTKAGEDVFFDKNGDPAAKYEIINWHLNKENQHEFVTVGHYDSSLTGHDHLLVNVTSIMWAQNTKKVPISVCSESCPPGTRKAAQKGKPICCFDCIPCAEDSTECQQCYQDYWSNPKRDECVKKEIEYLSYKETMGILLTAVSVTGAFMTLVIAIIFFRHKNSPIVKANNSELSFLLLFSLTLCFLCSLTFIGRPSQWTCMLRYTAFGITFVICISCVLGKTLVVLMAFRATVPGSNVMKWFGPPQQRLSVLFFTLIQVLICVLWLTISPPFPAKNLKSYKEKIILECHLGPNLGFWAVLSYIGFLALLCFVLAFLARKLPDNFNEAKFITFSMLIFCAVWLTFIPAYVSSPGKFTVAVEIFAILASSFGLLFCIFLPKCYIIMLKPERNTKNKIMGKVM